A genomic region of Planococcus kocurii contains the following coding sequences:
- a CDS encoding accessory Sec system S-layer assembly protein: MSIFSFFNKTGKTGKDSIVSSTELGAGSETAALETQEVTPTLSISQEWEISKEQEYVLKFLSNDLPPLQVNQLSLAGIDIEADPYTGDWNVQAFFRSSLERPFTMEKAELVLQDGNKETIASQEFDLSELGSIPALSNRPWIFKFKKDSIQTAQVPTADWSLAFNVQSLVPHALDLDISWEEALSAEKKSVLRDLVQKLPKLNSQELNLTGFQTSFSEDGNLAVSVFIRNGYSKQIELENLPLEIIDATGSSVVKGSFKLAPLTVKANTTKPWTFIFPKDTLQVSNPDLSRWTARIPN; this comes from the coding sequence TTGAGTATTTTTTCTTTCTTCAACAAAACCGGGAAAACTGGAAAAGATTCTATTGTGTCTTCTACAGAACTAGGAGCCGGTTCCGAAACAGCAGCTTTAGAAACACAAGAAGTGACACCTACTTTATCCATTTCTCAAGAGTGGGAGATTAGCAAAGAACAAGAATACGTCCTAAAATTCCTATCAAATGACCTCCCACCTTTGCAAGTAAACCAATTGTCGTTGGCAGGAATTGATATCGAAGCAGATCCATACACAGGCGATTGGAACGTCCAAGCCTTTTTCCGCTCATCGCTCGAACGTCCATTTACGATGGAAAAAGCCGAGTTGGTATTGCAAGATGGCAACAAAGAAACCATTGCGTCACAAGAATTCGATTTATCGGAATTGGGATCAATTCCCGCTCTGTCCAATCGCCCTTGGATTTTCAAATTCAAAAAAGATTCGATTCAAACGGCTCAAGTTCCAACTGCCGATTGGTCATTAGCTTTTAATGTTCAATCTCTTGTGCCACATGCGTTGGATTTAGATATTTCCTGGGAAGAGGCATTATCAGCTGAAAAAAAATCCGTATTGAGAGATTTAGTCCAAAAACTCCCTAAGTTAAATTCTCAGGAATTGAATCTTACAGGGTTTCAGACAAGCTTTTCGGAAGATGGAAATTTAGCGGTTTCCGTTTTTATTCGTAACGGTTATTCAAAACAGATCGAATTAGAAAATTTGCCTTTGGAAATCATAGATGCAACGGGCTCATCCGTAGTAAAAGGCTCATTTAAACTAGCACCGCTCACTGTCAAAGCTAATACAACAAAACCTTGGACTTTCATTTTCCCGAAAGATACACTTCAAGTCAGCAATCCTGATTTGTCACGGTGGACAGCGCGGATTCCAAACTAA
- a CDS encoding LysM peptidoglycan-binding domain-containing protein yields MLSKWLKVSAAFVLILFTVLSFSSQSQAASSTYITKGNTTEKVVALTFDDGSDGTNINKILDILSANKVTATFFLTGSGAKSHPSWIKNISAKNHQLGNHSYSHADFTKLSASKITSELSTTEKTIKDITGKSTKPIFRAPFGASNASVLKTVGNAGYTHTLQWNIDTVDWKGVSSTQITNKVINNIVPGSIVLMHTGAGASGTPGALPGMISKLKAKGYKFVTISELLKLPTAPVSGTKYTVKAGDTLYSIARTYKVTVSALAKANNITNYNLIKVGQVLTIPGKSTPPPATSIKYTVKAGDTLYSIARSYKTTVAKIATANNISDVNSIRVGQVLVIPN; encoded by the coding sequence GTGCTTTCTAAATGGCTTAAAGTCTCAGCAGCCTTCGTATTAATCCTGTTTACTGTCTTGTCTTTCTCTAGTCAGTCACAAGCAGCGAGTTCCACCTACATCACCAAAGGCAACACGACCGAAAAAGTGGTCGCTTTGACTTTTGATGACGGTTCAGATGGCACGAACATCAATAAAATCTTAGACATTCTGTCGGCCAATAAGGTCACAGCGACGTTTTTTTTAACAGGTTCCGGAGCAAAAAGTCACCCGTCTTGGATTAAAAATATTTCAGCAAAAAATCATCAGCTTGGCAATCACTCTTATTCTCACGCTGATTTCACCAAACTGTCGGCCTCAAAAATAACAAGCGAGCTTAGCACAACAGAAAAAACCATTAAGGACATTACCGGAAAATCGACCAAACCCATTTTCAGAGCTCCCTTTGGTGCATCCAATGCCTCAGTCCTGAAAACAGTTGGTAATGCAGGATACACCCATACACTCCAGTGGAACATTGATACTGTCGATTGGAAAGGTGTTTCTTCAACACAAATTACCAATAAAGTTATAAATAACATCGTACCAGGATCCATCGTTTTGATGCATACGGGCGCAGGAGCATCTGGAACTCCGGGTGCTTTACCCGGCATGATCAGCAAATTGAAAGCGAAAGGCTATAAATTTGTTACTATTTCTGAATTACTGAAGTTACCTACAGCACCTGTCAGTGGAACTAAATACACAGTCAAAGCTGGGGATACGCTTTACAGCATTGCAAGAACATACAAAGTAACGGTCTCCGCGTTGGCTAAAGCTAATAACATCACCAACTATAATTTGATCAAAGTTGGTCAAGTATTAACGATTCCCGGAAAATCTACGCCTCCACCTGCTACTTCTATTAAATACACAGTCAAAGCTGGGGATACGCTTTACAGTATTGCTCGTAGCTATAAAACGACTGTCGCTAAAATCGCAACAGCCAATAACATATCGGACGTCAACTCCATTCGTGTAGGACAAGTGCTGGTGATACCAAACTAG
- the secA2 gene encoding accessory Sec system translocase SecA2, producing MVTLFKRSTKSITRPLKKYNRIVAAINALEAKYQGMSDEELQQMTAIFKEQLLKGTTIEKIIPDAFAVVREASKRVLNMRHFDVQLLGGLVLAEGNIAEMPTGEGKTLVSSLSAYVRALEGKGVHIITVNDYLAKRDYDQIGQIHRFLGLTVGLNLPMMLSDEKQQAYQADITYGVGTEFGFDYLRDNMAPSLQEKVQRPYHYAIIDEVDSVLIDEAKTPLIVAGKMKVSAELHQIASLLALRFIEDEDYEYDDETKATSLTDKGIEKVEKAFGVDNLYELEHQTLYHYVIMALRARVMFIRDVDYIVKDDKILLVDMFTGRTLDGRTLSDGLHQAIEAKEKVEITEENKAQAQITIQNFFRMYPHLSGMTGTAKTQQKEFREVYGMDVIAVPTNHPKIRVDLLDRVFQTADHKYKIVAEEVGKLHQTGQPVLIGTTSILQSEAVAAYLKKHDLTFQLLNAKSMEQEVELISQAGQLNQITVATNMAGRGTDIVLGDGVAELGGLHVIGTEKHENRRIDNQLRGRSGRQGDPGSSQFIISLEDDMFKRFAKEDVEKFEKKMKTSKTGEITNKDIHELTDRTQRIVEGSHFSMREYNLKLDDVINEQRKIVYDLRNRVLSGQENFSIVQGMVRDAADYVISETLPENDDIQLIHLAAIKQDLQQLLGESITLSENLSKRKAIDAEIEPYLHRISEFIGSNQDDLKVARTVQLVMQSQIDAMWIKHLESMAHLKEGIGLRSYQQEDPMRIYQKEGLELFALNFQNLRYSVASEILGFLRNLNRHEKG from the coding sequence ATGGTAACGTTATTCAAGCGATCAACTAAATCGATTACAAGACCGTTGAAAAAGTACAATCGGATTGTAGCAGCCATTAATGCACTAGAAGCAAAATACCAGGGCATGTCCGATGAGGAACTTCAGCAAATGACGGCCATCTTTAAAGAACAACTACTAAAAGGAACGACTATAGAAAAAATTATTCCAGACGCTTTTGCTGTCGTTCGCGAAGCTTCAAAGCGTGTACTAAATATGCGCCATTTCGATGTTCAGTTACTAGGTGGATTAGTACTAGCTGAAGGAAATATCGCTGAAATGCCAACCGGCGAAGGAAAAACACTAGTATCTTCCCTTTCTGCATATGTTAGAGCGCTAGAAGGAAAAGGCGTACATATTATAACAGTCAATGACTATTTAGCAAAACGAGACTATGACCAAATAGGCCAAATCCATCGCTTTTTAGGATTGACGGTTGGGTTAAACCTTCCAATGATGCTTAGCGATGAAAAACAACAAGCTTATCAAGCAGATATAACGTATGGTGTCGGCACCGAATTTGGCTTTGATTATTTACGAGACAATATGGCACCCAGCTTGCAAGAAAAAGTACAGCGTCCTTATCATTATGCAATTATCGATGAAGTCGATAGTGTCTTGATTGATGAAGCAAAAACACCTCTTATCGTCGCTGGAAAGATGAAAGTCAGCGCTGAGCTTCATCAAATTGCGTCCTTGCTGGCTCTGCGTTTTATTGAAGATGAAGATTACGAATACGATGATGAAACAAAAGCCACTTCCTTGACGGATAAAGGCATCGAAAAAGTGGAGAAAGCATTTGGAGTCGACAATCTATATGAGCTCGAACACCAGACGCTTTATCATTATGTGATTATGGCACTTCGTGCGCGCGTCATGTTTATACGAGATGTCGACTATATTGTCAAAGACGACAAAATTCTTCTGGTAGATATGTTCACGGGTCGTACTTTAGACGGTAGAACTCTTTCTGATGGTCTGCATCAAGCAATCGAAGCAAAAGAAAAAGTAGAAATCACCGAAGAAAACAAAGCACAGGCTCAAATTACGATACAGAATTTTTTCCGGATGTATCCGCATCTTTCCGGCATGACGGGCACAGCAAAAACTCAGCAAAAAGAATTCCGTGAAGTTTACGGCATGGATGTCATAGCAGTACCGACTAATCATCCGAAAATCCGTGTCGATTTGCTTGATCGCGTGTTTCAAACTGCGGACCATAAATACAAAATCGTTGCTGAGGAAGTTGGCAAGCTTCATCAAACTGGTCAGCCTGTTCTTATTGGTACTACATCCATCCTGCAATCAGAAGCCGTTGCTGCTTATTTGAAAAAGCACGATTTGACTTTTCAATTACTTAACGCGAAAAGCATGGAACAAGAAGTTGAGTTGATTTCGCAAGCAGGTCAGTTAAACCAAATTACAGTTGCCACCAATATGGCGGGTCGCGGCACCGATATCGTTTTAGGCGATGGAGTAGCAGAACTTGGCGGCTTACATGTGATTGGTACCGAAAAGCATGAAAATCGGAGAATTGATAATCAATTGCGTGGGCGATCTGGTCGTCAAGGCGATCCAGGTTCATCTCAATTCATCATTTCTCTTGAAGACGATATGTTCAAACGTTTTGCAAAAGAAGACGTTGAAAAATTCGAGAAAAAAATGAAAACGTCGAAAACTGGAGAAATCACCAATAAAGACATCCATGAACTAACTGATCGTACGCAACGAATTGTAGAAGGTTCTCACTTTTCCATGCGCGAGTATAACCTGAAACTTGATGATGTCATTAACGAGCAACGTAAAATCGTTTATGACCTTAGAAATCGCGTGCTCAGCGGACAAGAAAACTTCTCAATCGTGCAAGGCATGGTTCGAGACGCCGCTGATTATGTCATCTCTGAAACACTTCCTGAAAACGACGACATTCAATTGATTCATCTTGCTGCTATCAAACAGGACTTGCAACAACTATTAGGAGAATCCATCACACTTTCCGAAAATTTAAGCAAACGAAAAGCCATTGACGCGGAAATCGAACCTTATTTGCACCGCATTTCCGAGTTTATTGGCTCCAATCAAGACGATCTTAAAGTCGCTAGAACTGTTCAGCTCGTTATGCAATCACAAATTGATGCCATGTGGATCAAACACTTGGAGTCAATGGCTCACCTGAAAGAAGGCATCGGACTTCGTTCTTATCAACAAGAAGATCCTATGCGAATTTATCAAAAAGAAGGCCTTGAGCTATTCGCTTTGAATTTCCAGAACCTGCGTTATTCTGTTGCTTCAGAGATACTTGGATTTCTGCGCAACTTGAATCGCCACGAAAAGGGGTAA
- a CDS encoding class D sortase has protein sequence MLTNQPKKKKNIQRFFLTFSVVLIVSGLWFSTTSTATFVKGYLLYKTGNVEATDFSSKPESLFVAHSDKHTSKETTHSEYPKTPEIGDLMGELIIPKLEATLPIIHGTDEDELEKGVGHFAQSVMPGENDNSVLSGHRDTVFRELGDVGKGDLLIVETYSGTFTYKVRQVRIVDEDDRTVIVPKPRATLIVSTCYPFDYVGYAPDRYILVADLVSSN, from the coding sequence ATGCTGACCAACCAACCGAAAAAAAAGAAGAACATACAACGGTTCTTTCTTACTTTCTCTGTCGTCCTTATCGTTTCGGGTCTATGGTTTAGTACGACAAGCACTGCCACTTTCGTAAAAGGCTACCTGCTTTATAAAACAGGTAACGTTGAAGCAACGGACTTTAGCAGTAAACCTGAGTCTCTTTTTGTTGCACATAGCGACAAACACACATCAAAAGAAACAACCCATTCTGAATATCCAAAAACGCCCGAAATCGGAGACTTAATGGGAGAATTGATTATTCCGAAGCTCGAAGCCACGCTACCGATTATACATGGCACCGATGAAGACGAACTTGAAAAGGGCGTTGGGCATTTTGCGCAAAGCGTGATGCCAGGTGAAAATGATAATTCCGTATTGTCTGGACATCGCGATACGGTCTTCCGAGAACTTGGCGATGTTGGCAAAGGAGACTTGCTGATTGTTGAAACCTATTCAGGCACCTTTACCTACAAAGTACGTCAAGTTCGAATTGTGGATGAAGACGACAGAACCGTCATTGTTCCAAAACCAAGAGCCACTTTAATTGTTTCCACCTGCTACCCATTCGATTACGTTGGGTATGCTCCAGATCGATATATCCTAGTAGCAGATCTCGTTTCCAGCAATTAA
- a CDS encoding trypsin-like peptidase domain-containing protein translates to MTCNKCGKENEEGSKFCKHCGHSLIQKRSKKQKKRNFIYAIVLVLTLLGVGVGSAQLMADKSAQEDQIEPPKQEKPAEKEPEATEEPKTEEPGVVEKIEEPEETVPAEEQVAGTVTKVENVVPPSEQTEKVEPKKKEKTAIIKESQQKVYTIMTEGGQGSGFLFSDTGMVVTNAHAVAGFTDVVVRNINGQDHPGTVVGISAESDIALIHVEAFEGITPLPVEMEATDVGTEVIALGSPAGMENTASIGYLTGIDRDFYQEFTYEDIYQMDAKIAPGSSGGPLVDATTGKVIGINSLVIEEGDSIGFSIPMYSMHDQLSQWVTTPMSAEEVAALFKVYDDFSGYEDEDYEYDVDLEMKFDETNLSEFIGDFRYYYETALKEEDFFYVQNLLVYQSDIYNGISEYITDIAGQGMEFNFTKLEISSIEILDDHAVVQTEEAFDFKDASGKWSVQERSKTYTIVMDEYGFYYISDIVNKE, encoded by the coding sequence ATGACGTGCAATAAATGTGGAAAAGAAAATGAAGAAGGCTCAAAATTCTGTAAACATTGTGGGCATTCACTTATACAGAAAAGAAGTAAAAAGCAGAAAAAACGTAATTTTATCTATGCAATCGTACTAGTTTTGACATTACTCGGAGTTGGTGTTGGATCGGCCCAATTAATGGCAGATAAATCAGCTCAAGAAGATCAAATAGAACCACCAAAACAAGAAAAACCGGCTGAAAAAGAGCCAGAAGCAACAGAAGAACCAAAAACAGAAGAACCGGGTGTAGTAGAGAAAATTGAAGAACCTGAAGAAACAGTTCCAGCGGAAGAACAAGTCGCGGGTACTGTAACGAAAGTAGAAAATGTTGTGCCACCTTCTGAGCAAACAGAAAAAGTGGAACCGAAGAAAAAAGAGAAAACGGCAATCATTAAAGAATCACAGCAAAAAGTTTACACCATAATGACTGAAGGAGGACAAGGGTCAGGATTCTTGTTTTCTGATACAGGGATGGTTGTGACGAATGCCCACGCAGTAGCAGGTTTTACAGATGTCGTAGTTCGCAACATTAACGGACAAGATCATCCAGGCACAGTCGTTGGCATTTCCGCTGAATCTGATATTGCGTTGATCCATGTAGAAGCGTTTGAAGGCATCACACCATTGCCAGTTGAAATGGAAGCAACTGATGTAGGTACTGAAGTCATTGCACTCGGGAGTCCTGCGGGTATGGAAAATACCGCTTCAATTGGTTACTTAACAGGCATTGATCGCGACTTTTATCAAGAATTTACGTACGAGGATATTTACCAAATGGATGCGAAAATTGCGCCAGGTAGCAGCGGGGGCCCATTAGTAGACGCAACGACCGGGAAAGTGATTGGCATTAACTCATTAGTAATCGAAGAAGGCGATTCAATTGGCTTTTCGATTCCTATGTATTCAATGCATGATCAATTGAGTCAGTGGGTTACTACGCCGATGTCCGCAGAAGAAGTAGCCGCTTTATTCAAAGTGTACGACGATTTTAGCGGGTACGAAGATGAAGATTATGAATACGATGTTGATTTAGAAATGAAATTCGATGAAACTAATTTAAGCGAGTTTATCGGTGATTTCCGTTATTATTATGAAACAGCTTTAAAAGAAGAAGACTTCTTTTATGTTCAAAATCTATTGGTTTATCAAAGTGATATTTACAATGGTATTTCTGAATACATTACAGACATTGCTGGGCAAGGAATGGAATTTAACTTTACGAAGCTGGAAATTTCAAGCATCGAAATTTTAGACGATCATGCTGTTGTTCAAACGGAAGAGGCATTTGACTTTAAAGATGCAAGCGGCAAGTGGTCTGTTCAAGAACGCAGCAAAACCTATACGATTGTCATGGATGAATATGGCTTTTACTATATTTCGGATATTGTCAATAAGGAGTAA
- a CDS encoding processed acidic surface protein encodes MKRLAVFLLLLVFAFSAMPLSASAIKSNNAEFEQFLADINWEKQDYLAYLKSKNWSLDEFDTVDELGTPLTEEGVQLLTATLDLTRAELNEILYEYGDLEYGQDVLDGVYLIFIEDVEYSIEFYLNDGAGTPIDAINLQELMDRFGFTSEKELEEFLQNYSDSLSNYDFIEDLESSIVFYTEMDDYELELDGLFTELGLTDEEVERLVAHLETLDFEDPAFEQKLTQLSDRMMAMEEFESADELTAEQIAEVLDIYSDMIDLFELRTAYFFVKDGQKTAVSLATLMTLESTEGADLLIEIYNLKDVFLADVLLTADMFGSDLIVDTGKDLGAVETIIATPAVVQKPVEVPATQTLKGAKLPATASDFAAQAILGFVLLLSGLALFRRFKVGKNEC; translated from the coding sequence GTGAAACGTTTAGCTGTATTTTTATTACTGTTAGTATTTGCATTTAGTGCAATGCCACTTTCTGCATCTGCTATCAAATCAAACAATGCTGAATTTGAACAATTTTTAGCTGACATCAATTGGGAGAAGCAAGATTATTTAGCGTATTTAAAAAGCAAAAACTGGTCTTTAGACGAATTTGATACAGTTGACGAATTAGGCACCCCTTTAACTGAAGAAGGCGTTCAATTGTTGACTGCAACACTAGACTTAACTCGCGCAGAATTGAATGAAATTCTTTATGAATACGGTGACCTCGAGTATGGACAAGATGTTCTTGATGGCGTTTACTTAATTTTTATAGAGGATGTTGAATACTCAATTGAATTTTATCTAAATGACGGTGCAGGAACTCCGATTGATGCGATCAATCTTCAAGAGTTAATGGATAGATTCGGATTCACCTCTGAAAAAGAACTTGAAGAATTTTTGCAAAACTATTCGGATTCTCTTTCAAACTATGATTTTATCGAAGACTTGGAGTCTTCTATTGTTTTTTATACAGAAATGGATGATTACGAACTAGAACTTGATGGACTTTTTACTGAACTAGGTTTGACAGACGAAGAAGTAGAACGGCTGGTTGCTCACCTTGAAACATTGGATTTCGAAGATCCTGCTTTCGAGCAAAAACTAACACAATTAAGTGATCGCATGATGGCAATGGAAGAATTTGAATCGGCAGATGAGTTAACCGCTGAACAAATTGCTGAAGTCCTGGATATTTACAGCGACATGATTGACTTATTTGAGTTAAGAACCGCTTATTTCTTTGTAAAAGATGGTCAAAAAACAGCTGTTTCATTAGCGACTTTAATGACGCTTGAATCAACTGAAGGCGCTGATTTATTAATTGAAATTTATAATTTAAAAGATGTATTTTTGGCTGACGTTCTTTTGACTGCCGACATGTTCGGATCTGATTTAATCGTAGATACAGGGAAAGACCTGGGTGCTGTTGAAACAATCATCGCAACACCAGCTGTCGTACAAAAGCCAGTAGAAGTTCCTGCTACTCAAACTTTAAAAGGTGCAAAATTACCCGCAACAGCTTCTGATTTTGCAGCCCAAGCAATTTTGGGATTCGTACTACTTTTAAGCGGTTTAGCATTATTCCGTCGCTTTAAAGTAGGAAAAAATGAATGCTGA
- a CDS encoding efflux RND transporter permease subunit gives MKKIIDFSLNNKFAIWILTIMVVVAGLYAGLTMKQESIPSITLPAVTVVTTYPGAAPDEVMEEITIPMEQRIQNMNGVELMTSSSLANASTIQVQYDFEVDMDEATRELEDALSQVAIPESANDPQVSRLSLDAFPVLSLSISDSGSSLEELTATVEENVLPELEGVAGLSDAQVSGQRVQKVTMSFDQQALATYGLTEETIQQLIQGSNLTFPLGLTEFDGELKNLVIDGDVTSVDDLKNLQIPAVPQIAPVAPSETPAIPGAPGTEAPGAETPVVETPAIPSAIPTVALSELADIEIVSEAESISRTNGEESIGISIVKSPDANTVEVVNGVKDIVAEVEDEYGLTVASTFDQGEPIEKSVETMLSKALFGILFAVVIILLFLRSFKTTLISIISIPLSLLMAIFLLNQLDITLNIMTLGALTVAIGRVIDDSIVVIENIYRRMALPGEKLRGKELIREATREMFVPIFSSTVVTIAVFLPLALVSGQIGELFLPFALAVVFALSASLLVAVTIVPMMAHLMYRKQLQNLDANKSTKKAHKPSKMAASYKRILQWSLNHKIITFGGASAVLVASLFLIPVIGVSFLPEEEQKMVMATYSPEPGQTRKDVEAVALDAESAIDGREGVTSYQYSLGGGNPLTAMAGGGDNSALFYIEYEDEFEAFGEESTNLIDELNGSTESGEWASLDFAATGASGLEMFIYGDNLEDIQSAIDQIQPFMEDNQGLENTESSLTEAYDQFTLVASQQSLSENGLTAAQVGMALSSVAEAPVLTTVTHEEKDINVYIETEETQYAGIEDVTAVEIPTALGTTVTVGEVMEVEEGKSPDTINRRDGQMFASLTADVRGNNAAEITTKIDEQVAELDLPAGVTTDHGGITEQINESFTQLGLAMLAAIAIVYFVLVVTFGGALAPFAILFSLPFTVIGVLVALWITGEALSVNALIGVLMLIGIVVTNAIVLIDRVIHMEKAGLTTREALLEGGVTRLRPILMTALATIGALIPLALGVEGGGGGLISQGLGITVIGGLISSTLLTLVIVPIVYEVVSKFRKKRVD, from the coding sequence TTGAAGAAAATTATCGACTTTTCATTAAATAACAAATTTGCGATTTGGATTTTGACTATTATGGTCGTCGTGGCAGGCTTATACGCAGGCTTAACGATGAAACAAGAGTCAATTCCAAGTATTACCTTACCTGCAGTTACTGTCGTAACTACTTATCCTGGAGCTGCACCCGATGAAGTTATGGAAGAGATTACGATTCCGATGGAACAGCGCATCCAAAACATGAACGGCGTTGAGCTAATGACTTCTTCATCACTAGCAAATGCGTCAACCATTCAAGTTCAATACGATTTTGAAGTCGACATGGATGAAGCAACACGTGAGTTAGAAGATGCGCTATCGCAAGTAGCCATTCCGGAATCGGCGAATGACCCTCAAGTTTCGCGTCTTAGTTTAGATGCCTTCCCGGTCTTGTCACTGAGCATCAGCGATTCTGGCAGTTCACTAGAAGAACTAACAGCAACTGTTGAAGAAAACGTGCTACCTGAACTTGAAGGAGTAGCCGGCTTATCCGATGCTCAAGTTTCTGGTCAGCGTGTACAAAAAGTGACCATGTCCTTTGATCAGCAAGCTTTAGCAACATATGGCTTGACTGAAGAAACCATTCAACAACTAATTCAAGGATCCAATCTGACGTTCCCGTTAGGCTTGACTGAGTTTGATGGCGAGTTGAAAAATCTAGTGATTGACGGCGACGTTACGTCCGTTGATGATTTGAAAAACCTGCAAATCCCAGCTGTCCCTCAAATTGCACCGGTTGCACCAAGTGAAACACCGGCAATACCTGGTGCACCTGGAACTGAAGCACCAGGTGCCGAAACTCCTGTTGTTGAAACGCCAGCTATCCCGTCTGCGATTCCAACTGTAGCCTTAAGCGAACTAGCTGACATTGAAATTGTTAGTGAAGCAGAGTCGATTTCGCGCACGAACGGAGAAGAATCGATTGGGATTTCAATTGTCAAATCACCAGATGCCAATACCGTTGAAGTCGTTAATGGCGTAAAAGACATCGTTGCAGAAGTTGAAGATGAATACGGTTTGACCGTGGCTTCTACATTTGACCAAGGCGAACCCATCGAGAAATCAGTTGAAACGATGCTCAGCAAAGCGTTATTCGGTATTTTGTTTGCTGTCGTCATCATTTTGCTATTCCTTCGTAGTTTCAAAACAACACTAATCTCAATCATCTCTATTCCTTTGTCGTTATTAATGGCGATTTTCCTACTGAACCAATTGGATATCACTTTGAATATTATGACGCTCGGTGCTCTGACTGTTGCGATAGGACGCGTTATTGATGACTCGATTGTAGTAATTGAAAACATTTACCGCCGGATGGCTTTGCCTGGTGAGAAATTACGTGGCAAAGAATTGATTCGTGAAGCAACACGCGAAATGTTCGTACCCATTTTCTCATCTACTGTCGTTACCATCGCGGTATTCCTACCACTTGCACTTGTTAGCGGACAGATTGGCGAATTGTTCTTGCCGTTCGCTTTAGCTGTTGTCTTTGCGTTATCTGCGTCGCTGCTTGTTGCTGTTACCATCGTACCAATGATGGCGCATTTGATGTACCGCAAACAATTGCAAAACTTGGACGCCAATAAATCCACGAAAAAAGCACATAAGCCAAGTAAAATGGCAGCAAGCTATAAACGTATTTTACAATGGTCATTAAACCATAAAATCATTACATTTGGTGGTGCTTCAGCGGTTCTTGTGGCGAGTTTGTTCTTGATTCCTGTTATTGGTGTCAGCTTCTTGCCTGAAGAAGAACAAAAAATGGTAATGGCAACTTATAGTCCTGAACCAGGGCAGACTCGTAAAGATGTAGAAGCTGTTGCATTAGATGCAGAAAGTGCCATTGATGGACGTGAAGGCGTTACATCTTACCAATACTCACTCGGCGGTGGCAATCCACTGACAGCAATGGCTGGCGGAGGGGATAATTCCGCACTGTTTTATATTGAGTATGAGGATGAATTCGAAGCTTTCGGTGAGGAAAGCACTAATTTAATTGACGAATTAAACGGCTCTACTGAATCCGGTGAATGGGCAAGTCTCGACTTTGCTGCTACAGGAGCAAGCGGTCTAGAAATGTTCATCTACGGTGACAACCTAGAAGATATCCAATCGGCGATTGATCAAATTCAGCCATTTATGGAAGACAACCAAGGGCTGGAAAATACAGAATCGAGTTTAACCGAAGCCTATGATCAATTCACATTAGTCGCAAGTCAACAAAGCTTAAGCGAAAATGGATTGACTGCAGCACAAGTCGGCATGGCACTAAGCAGTGTTGCTGAAGCACCTGTATTAACGACAGTGACTCATGAAGAAAAAGACATAAATGTTTACATCGAAACAGAAGAAACACAATACGCTGGCATTGAAGATGTAACAGCTGTAGAAATTCCAACAGCACTTGGCACGACTGTCACAGTTGGCGAAGTCATGGAAGTAGAAGAAGGCAAATCACCCGATACAATTAACCGTAGAGACGGTCAAATGTTTGCTTCTCTAACTGCAGATGTACGCGGTAATAATGCCGCTGAAATCACGACAAAAATTGATGAGCAAGTAGCAGAGCTTGACTTGCCAGCGGGTGTCACAACCGATCATGGTGGTATCACTGAACAAATCAACGAATCGTTCACTCAGCTCGGCTTGGCTATGCTTGCAGCTATCGCGATTGTTTACTTTGTTCTAGTCGTCACATTCGGCGGCGCGCTTGCTCCATTCGCTATTCTGTTCTCACTGCCATTCACAGTGATTGGCGTTCTAGTGGCATTATGGATCACTGGAGAAGCATTGAGTGTCAACGCATTGATTGGTGTATTGATGTTGATCGGTATCGTGGTTACGAATGCTATCGTCTTGATTGATCGCGTTATCCATATGGAAAAAGCCGGATTGACTACACGTGAGGCTCTACTAGAAGGCGGCGTTACACGTTTGCGTCCGATTCTGATGACAGCCTTAGCTACAATTGGTGCGCTTATTCCACTTGCTCTTGGTGTAGAAGGCGGCGGTGGCGGATTGATCTCCCAAGGCCTTGGAATCACAGTTATCGGCGGATTGATCAGCTCGACTTTACTGACATTGGTTATCGTGCCGATCGTTTATGAAGTGGTATCGAAATTCCGTAAAAAACGCGTCGACTAA